Proteins from one Catenuloplanes atrovinosus genomic window:
- the nadC gene encoding carboxylating nicotinate-nucleotide diphosphorylase, with the protein MTTSLSDPTRTALDEAGLPVAEIERIVRTALEEDLGPEHRDVTSESTIPADQTDTADLIARADGVVAGLAVAAAVFELSSGRTVEVVLTAADGARVTRGDVLATVTGPTRALLTAERTALNLLCRASGVATHTRAWADALAGTKATVLDTRKTTPGLRVLEKYAVRAGGGTNKRMGLYDVAMIKDNHKLAAGGLTAAYRRVRETFPDVPVQVEVTTVAEAVESVEAGADFLLCDNMSPELLREVVAAVGDRAELEATGGLTLAVAAEYGATGVDYLSVGGLTHSSPILDIAMDLRPR; encoded by the coding sequence ATGACCACCAGCCTCAGTGACCCGACGCGGACCGCGCTGGACGAGGCCGGCCTGCCGGTCGCGGAGATCGAGCGGATCGTCCGCACCGCGCTCGAGGAGGACCTCGGGCCGGAGCACCGCGACGTGACCAGCGAGTCCACCATCCCGGCGGACCAGACGGACACGGCCGACCTGATCGCGCGCGCGGACGGCGTGGTGGCCGGGCTCGCGGTCGCCGCCGCGGTCTTCGAGCTCTCCTCCGGCCGTACCGTCGAGGTGGTGCTGACCGCGGCCGACGGCGCGCGCGTGACCCGCGGCGACGTCCTCGCCACCGTGACCGGGCCGACCCGGGCGTTGCTGACCGCGGAGCGCACCGCGCTGAACCTGCTGTGCCGGGCGTCCGGCGTGGCCACCCACACCCGCGCCTGGGCGGACGCGCTGGCCGGCACGAAGGCGACCGTGCTGGACACCCGCAAGACCACGCCGGGCCTGCGCGTGCTGGAGAAGTACGCGGTCCGGGCCGGCGGCGGCACCAACAAGCGGATGGGCCTGTACGACGTCGCGATGATCAAGGACAACCACAAGCTCGCGGCCGGCGGCCTGACCGCGGCCTACCGGCGGGTGCGCGAGACGTTCCCGGACGTGCCGGTGCAGGTGGAGGTCACCACGGTCGCGGAGGCGGTCGAGTCGGTGGAGGCCGGCGCGGACTTCCTGCTCTGCGACAACATGAGCCCGGAGCTGCTGCGCGAGGTGGTGGCCGCGGTCGGCGACCGGGCCGAGCTGGAGGCGACCGGCGGCCTGACGCTGGCGGTCGCGGCCGAGTACGGCGCGACCGGGGTGGACTACCTCTCGGTCGGCGGCCTGACCCACTCCTCGCCGATCCTGGACATCGCCATGGACCTGCGCCCGAGGTAG
- a CDS encoding ATP-dependent Clp protease ATP-binding subunit: protein MFERFTDRARRVVVLAQEEARMLNHNYIGTEHILLGLIHEGEGVAAKALESLGISLEGVRQQVEEIIGQGQQAPSGHIPFTPRAKKVLELSLREALQLGHNYIGTEHILLGLIREGEGVAAQVLVKLGADLNRVRQQVIQLLSGYQDKGTTAAAAAGGEATPSTSLVLDQFGRNLTQAAREGKLDPVIGREKEIERVMQVLSRRTKNNPVLIGEPGVGKTAVVEGLSQKIVKGEVPETLKDKQLYTLDLGALVAGSRYRGDFEERLKKVLKEIRTRGDIILFIDEIHTLVGAGAAEGAIDAASILKPMLARGELQTIGATTLDEYRKHLEKDAALERRFQPIQVGEPSLAHTIEILKGLRDRYEAHHRVSITDAALVAAATLADRYISDRYLPDKAIDLIDEAGARMRIRRMTAPPDLRDFDEKIAEVRRGKESAIDAQDFERAAQLRDKEKQLLSQKAQREKQWKAGDLDVVSEVDDEQIAEVLGNWTGIPVYKLTEEETSRLLRMEDELHKRVVGQSDAVKAVSKAIRRTRAGLKDPKRPSGSFIFAGPSGVGKTELSKALAEFLFGSEDALIQLDMSEFHDRYTVSRLVGAPPGYVGYDEGGQLTEKVRRKPFSVVLFDEIEKAHPDVFNTLLQILEDGRLTDGQGRIVDFKNTVIILTTNLGTRDVAKAVSLGFQASEDQESNYERMKQKVNDELKQHFRPEFLNRIDDTIVFHQLQQEEILHIVDIFVSRIESQLKNKDMGLELTDNAKKYLAKKGFDPVLGARPLRRTIQRDVEDNLSERILFNELRPGHIVVVDCEGDPDNIEQSKLVFRASDRPVEVPETVPADLGVATEE from the coding sequence ATGTTCGAGCGGTTCACCGACCGAGCGCGTCGGGTTGTCGTCCTGGCTCAGGAAGAGGCCCGGATGCTCAACCACAACTACATCGGCACCGAGCACATCCTGTTGGGCCTCATCCACGAGGGTGAGGGCGTCGCCGCCAAGGCCCTGGAGAGCCTGGGCATCTCGCTCGAAGGCGTGCGCCAGCAGGTCGAAGAGATCATCGGTCAGGGTCAGCAGGCCCCCAGCGGGCACATCCCGTTCACGCCTCGGGCCAAGAAGGTGCTGGAGCTGTCGCTCCGCGAGGCGCTGCAACTCGGCCACAACTACATCGGTACGGAGCACATCCTGCTCGGCCTGATCCGTGAGGGTGAGGGCGTGGCAGCGCAGGTGCTGGTCAAGCTGGGCGCCGACCTCAACCGGGTCCGCCAGCAGGTCATCCAGCTCCTTTCCGGATATCAGGACAAGGGCACCACGGCCGCCGCCGCGGCCGGTGGCGAGGCCACGCCGTCGACCAGCCTGGTGCTGGACCAGTTCGGCCGGAACCTCACCCAGGCCGCCCGCGAGGGCAAGCTCGACCCGGTGATCGGGCGCGAGAAGGAGATCGAGCGGGTCATGCAGGTGCTGTCCCGCCGGACCAAGAACAATCCGGTGCTGATCGGCGAGCCGGGTGTCGGTAAGACCGCGGTGGTGGAGGGCCTGTCGCAGAAGATCGTCAAGGGTGAGGTGCCCGAGACGCTGAAGGACAAGCAGCTCTACACGCTGGACCTGGGCGCGCTGGTGGCCGGTTCCCGCTACCGGGGTGATTTCGAGGAGCGCCTGAAGAAGGTGCTCAAGGAGATCCGCACCCGGGGCGACATCATCCTGTTCATCGACGAGATCCACACCCTCGTCGGTGCGGGCGCGGCCGAGGGCGCGATCGACGCCGCCAGCATCCTGAAGCCGATGCTGGCCCGCGGCGAGCTGCAGACCATCGGCGCCACCACGCTCGACGAGTACCGCAAGCACCTGGAGAAGGACGCGGCGCTGGAGCGCCGGTTCCAGCCGATCCAGGTGGGCGAGCCGTCGCTGGCGCACACCATCGAGATCCTCAAGGGTCTGCGTGACCGCTATGAGGCCCACCACCGGGTCTCGATCACGGATGCCGCGCTGGTCGCGGCGGCCACGCTGGCCGATCGGTACATCTCCGACCGCTACCTGCCGGACAAGGCGATCGACCTGATCGACGAGGCCGGCGCGCGGATGCGCATCCGCCGGATGACCGCGCCGCCGGACCTGCGCGACTTCGACGAGAAGATCGCCGAGGTGCGCCGGGGCAAGGAGTCCGCGATCGACGCGCAGGACTTCGAGCGGGCCGCGCAGCTGCGCGACAAGGAGAAGCAACTGCTCTCGCAGAAGGCACAGCGCGAGAAGCAGTGGAAGGCCGGCGACCTCGACGTGGTCAGCGAGGTGGACGACGAGCAGATCGCGGAGGTGCTGGGCAACTGGACCGGCATCCCGGTCTACAAGCTCACCGAGGAGGAGACCTCCCGGCTGCTGCGCATGGAGGACGAGCTGCACAAGCGGGTCGTCGGCCAGTCGGACGCGGTCAAGGCCGTCTCCAAGGCGATCCGGCGTACCCGGGCCGGCCTCAAGGACCCGAAGCGACCGTCCGGCTCGTTCATCTTCGCCGGCCCCTCGGGCGTCGGTAAGACCGAGCTCTCCAAGGCGCTGGCGGAGTTCCTGTTCGGCTCCGAGGATGCGCTGATTCAGCTGGACATGTCGGAGTTCCACGATCGGTATACGGTGTCGCGCCTGGTCGGTGCGCCTCCCGGTTACGTCGGTTACGACGAGGGTGGGCAGCTGACGGAGAAGGTGCGTCGTAAGCCGTTCAGTGTGGTGCTGTTCGACGAGATCGAGAAGGCGCACCCGGATGTCTTCAACACGCTGTTGCAGATCCTGGAGGACGGCCGGCTGACCGATGGTCAGGGCCGGATCGTGGACTTCAAGAACACGGTCATCATCCTGACGACCAACCTGGGCACCCGGGACGTGGCCAAGGCCGTGTCGCTCGGTTTCCAGGCGTCGGAGGACCAGGAGTCGAATTACGAGCGGATGAAGCAGAAGGTCAACGACGAGCTGAAGCAGCACTTCCGCCCGGAGTTCCTGAACCGCATCGACGACACGATCGTCTTCCACCAGCTCCAGCAGGAGGAGATCCTGCACATCGTGGACATCTTCGTCTCGCGCATCGAGTCGCAGCTGAAGAACAAGGACATGGGCCTGGAGCTGACGGACAACGCGAAGAAGTACCTGGCGAAGAAGGGCTTCGATCCGGTGCTGGGTGCCCGGCCGCTGCGCCGGACCATTCAGCGCGACGTCGAGGACAACCTGTCCGAGCGCATCCTCTTCAACGAGTTGCGCCCCGGCCACATCGTGGTCGTCGACTGCGAGGGCGACCCGGACAACATCGAGCAGTCCAAGCTCGTGTTCCGGGCGTCGGACCGGCCGGTCGAGGTGCCGGAGACGGTCCCGGCCGACCTGGGCGTCGCCACCGAGGAGTAG
- a CDS encoding septum formation family protein: protein MRRSVAALALGAVMVAGLAGCGLPGGVDGELTDDWAGLPAPTSFVPAAGVCYATDFAPVAPRTLSTPVDCAADHRTETTFVGTFTGAPADADKPPARDSDAARAAFAECDKQSATYLGADWRLGRLALGLALPSDKAWTGGARWYRCDVTERTNVEENGTTVLRKGSVKDGLKAENAPLRLGCYTMDVQSTLEITKMAAIDCAKEHNGEFVGVWQAPANTKYPQVTDIAAWQTFYNNCRQRIADYVKVPKDDDLAARSGVAPVLANEADWKTGDRGARCYVWLQDIKVNKSLRGAGPNALPITD from the coding sequence ATGCGACGCTCGGTGGCGGCGCTGGCGCTCGGCGCCGTGATGGTGGCGGGACTGGCCGGCTGCGGCCTGCCCGGGGGCGTCGACGGTGAGCTGACCGACGACTGGGCAGGGCTTCCGGCGCCCACGTCGTTCGTGCCGGCCGCGGGTGTCTGCTATGCCACGGACTTCGCGCCGGTCGCGCCGCGCACGCTGTCGACGCCGGTGGACTGCGCCGCGGACCACCGCACCGAGACCACGTTCGTCGGCACGTTCACCGGCGCGCCGGCCGACGCGGACAAGCCGCCGGCCCGTGACTCCGACGCGGCGCGCGCCGCGTTCGCCGAGTGCGACAAGCAGTCCGCGACGTACCTCGGCGCCGACTGGCGGCTCGGCCGGCTCGCGCTCGGTCTCGCGCTCCCGTCCGACAAGGCGTGGACCGGCGGCGCCCGGTGGTACCGGTGCGACGTGACCGAGCGGACGAACGTGGAGGAGAACGGCACCACCGTGCTCCGCAAGGGCTCGGTCAAGGACGGGCTGAAGGCGGAGAACGCGCCGCTGCGGCTGGGCTGCTACACGATGGACGTGCAGAGCACGCTCGAGATCACCAAGATGGCCGCGATCGACTGCGCCAAGGAGCACAACGGCGAGTTCGTCGGCGTCTGGCAGGCCCCGGCGAACACGAAGTACCCGCAGGTCACCGACATCGCGGCGTGGCAGACGTTCTACAACAACTGCCGCCAGAGGATCGCCGACTACGTGAAGGTGCCGAAGGACGACGATCTCGCGGCGCGCAGCGGCGTCGCGCCGGTGCTGGCGAACGAGGCCGACTGGAAGACCGGTGACCGCGGCGCCCGCTGCTACGTCTGGCTCCAGGACATCAAGGTCAACAAGTCGCTGCGCGGTGCGGGGCCGAACGCGCTGCCGATCACCGACTAA
- a CDS encoding L-aspartate oxidase, producing MRPLDLPALPTRLAAPAPGWTETTDVIVVGSGIAGLTAALHLREGGLHVTVVTKVNIDDGSTRWAQGGIAAVLDPLDTPESHAYDTEVAGVGLCDAEAVRVLVEEGPARVRELIRTGAEFDRNADGSLMLTREGGHRANRIVHAGGDATGAEVQRALHAAVGRDPWIRMVEHALVLDLLTDATGRACGITLHVLGEGSEDGVGAILGRAVVLATGGMGQIFASTTNPSVSTGDGVALALRAGAAVTDVEFVQFHPTSFVSGAVSAVQRPLISEALRGEGAHLVDGDGKRFMVGQHELAELAPRDVVAKGIHRVLLSEGSDHVYLDARHLGRDFLEHRFPTILASCRAAGVDPVTDLIPVAPAAHYASGGVRTDLHGRTSIPGLYACGEVACTGVHGANRLASNSLLEGLVFSRRIADDIRRDLPPQSEPVLADASAQWVVDENARPDLQRAMSRGAGVLRSAGSLVGTAAALTATAGRRGTPRTASWEATNLLTVATALTGAAYARQETRGCHWREDFGVAEDEWRGHLVTALAEDGTPTHTWEPIA from the coding sequence ATGCGTCCACTCGATCTTCCGGCCCTGCCGACGCGTCTCGCCGCCCCGGCGCCGGGCTGGACCGAGACCACCGACGTCATCGTCGTGGGCTCCGGTATCGCCGGGCTTACCGCCGCGTTGCATCTTCGCGAAGGTGGGCTGCACGTCACCGTGGTCACCAAGGTGAACATCGACGACGGGTCGACCCGGTGGGCGCAGGGCGGGATCGCCGCGGTGCTCGATCCGCTGGACACCCCGGAGTCGCACGCCTACGACACCGAGGTCGCCGGCGTCGGGCTGTGCGACGCGGAGGCGGTGCGCGTGCTGGTGGAGGAGGGGCCGGCGCGGGTCCGCGAGCTGATCCGCACCGGCGCGGAGTTCGACCGCAACGCGGACGGCTCGCTGATGCTGACCCGCGAGGGCGGCCACCGCGCGAACCGGATCGTGCACGCCGGCGGCGACGCCACCGGCGCGGAGGTGCAGCGCGCGCTGCACGCCGCGGTCGGGCGCGACCCGTGGATCCGGATGGTCGAGCACGCGCTGGTCCTGGACCTGCTGACCGACGCGACGGGCCGGGCCTGCGGGATCACGCTGCACGTGCTGGGCGAGGGCTCGGAGGACGGCGTCGGCGCGATCCTGGGCCGGGCCGTGGTGCTGGCCACCGGCGGGATGGGCCAGATATTCGCGTCCACCACGAACCCGTCCGTCTCCACCGGCGACGGCGTGGCGCTCGCGCTGCGGGCCGGCGCCGCGGTGACCGATGTCGAGTTCGTCCAGTTCCACCCCACGTCGTTCGTCTCCGGCGCGGTCAGCGCGGTTCAGCGCCCGCTGATCAGCGAGGCGCTGCGCGGCGAGGGCGCGCACCTGGTCGACGGCGACGGCAAGCGGTTCATGGTCGGCCAGCACGAGCTGGCCGAGCTGGCGCCGCGCGACGTGGTGGCGAAGGGCATCCACCGGGTGCTGCTGTCCGAGGGCTCGGACCACGTCTACCTGGACGCCCGCCATCTCGGCCGGGACTTCCTGGAGCACCGCTTCCCGACCATCCTGGCGTCCTGCCGGGCCGCCGGCGTGGACCCGGTGACCGACCTGATCCCGGTGGCGCCGGCCGCGCACTACGCCTCCGGCGGCGTCCGTACCGACCTGCACGGCCGCACCAGCATTCCCGGGCTGTACGCGTGCGGCGAGGTGGCCTGCACCGGCGTGCACGGCGCGAACCGGCTGGCCAGCAACTCGCTGCTGGAGGGCCTGGTCTTCTCCCGCCGGATCGCCGACGACATCCGCCGCGACCTGCCGCCGCAGTCCGAGCCGGTGCTGGCCGACGCCAGCGCCCAGTGGGTGGTGGACGAGAACGCGCGCCCGGACCTGCAGCGCGCGATGAGCCGGGGCGCGGGCGTGCTGCGCTCGGCCGGTTCGCTGGTCGGCACCGCGGCCGCGCTCACCGCCACGGCCGGGCGCCGCGGCACGCCGCGCACCGCGAGCTGGGAGGCGACGAACCTGCTCACCGTGGCCACGGCGCTGACCGGCGCGGCGTACGCCCGGCAGGAGACCCGCGGCTGCCACTGGCGGGAGGATTTCGGCGTGGCGGAGGACGAGTGGCGCGGCCACCTGGTCACCGCGCTGGCCGAGGACGGAACACCCACCCACACCTGGGAGCCGATCGCATGA
- a CDS encoding A/G-specific adenine glycosylase — MTTTIAETAIDWFDTHARDLPWREPDASPWAILVSEVMLQQTPVVRVLPAWRAWMARWPVPAALAADPPGEAIRMWDRLGYPRRALRLHACATAIVERHGGEVPDDLDQLLALPGIGVYTSRAVAAFAYGQRHPVVDTNVRRFVSRAVAGEPDAGLATTPADLVACEALLPEEPARAARASAAFMEIGALICTARSPRCPDCPVASGCAWRASGRPMPDGPTRRPQKYAGTDRHVRGLIMAVLRQSETPVSRHRIDLVWPDEAQRERALAGLLTDGLARTAPDLPEHFVLP; from the coding sequence ATGACGACGACTATTGCCGAGACCGCGATCGACTGGTTCGACACGCACGCCCGCGACCTGCCCTGGCGCGAGCCGGACGCCTCCCCCTGGGCGATCCTGGTCAGCGAGGTGATGCTGCAGCAGACGCCGGTGGTCCGGGTGCTCCCGGCCTGGCGTGCCTGGATGGCGAGGTGGCCGGTGCCGGCCGCGCTGGCCGCGGATCCGCCGGGCGAGGCGATCCGGATGTGGGACCGGCTGGGCTACCCGCGTCGCGCGCTGCGGCTGCACGCGTGCGCGACCGCGATCGTGGAGCGGCACGGCGGCGAGGTCCCGGACGACCTGGATCAGCTGCTGGCGCTGCCCGGCATCGGCGTGTACACGTCGCGTGCGGTGGCCGCGTTCGCGTACGGGCAGCGGCATCCGGTCGTGGACACGAACGTGCGCCGGTTCGTGTCCCGCGCGGTGGCGGGCGAGCCGGACGCGGGCCTGGCGACCACGCCCGCCGATCTGGTGGCGTGCGAGGCCCTGCTGCCGGAGGAGCCGGCCCGGGCGGCACGGGCCAGCGCCGCGTTCATGGAGATCGGCGCGCTGATCTGCACGGCCCGGTCGCCGCGCTGCCCGGACTGCCCGGTGGCGTCCGGGTGCGCGTGGCGGGCGTCGGGCAGGCCGATGCCGGACGGGCCGACGCGGCGCCCGCAGAAGTACGCGGGGACGGACCGGCACGTCCGCGGCCTGATCATGGCGGTGCTGCGGCAGTCGGAGACGCCGGTGTCGCGGCACCGCATCGACCTGGTGTGGCCGGACGAGGCGCAGCGCGAGCGTGCACTGGCCGGCCTGCTGACCGACGGCCTGGCCCGGACCGCACCGGATCTGCCGGAGCACTTCGTCCTGCCCTGA
- a CDS encoding type III pantothenate kinase, translated as MLLCIDIGNTNTVLATFDGDQLRHSWRVKTDARSTADELGLMFRGLLAGDAVEITGVAACSTVPAALRNLRAMLAKYYASVPNVIVEPGVRTGVQLAIDNPKEVGADRVVNTLAAHSLYGGPSIVVDFGTTTNFDVISARGEFLGGAFAPGIEISFDALAARAAQLRKVEATKPRSVIGKNTVECLQSGLYFGFAGQVDRIVERMTEEIGEVKAVIATGGLAPLVVGECRTITHHEPMITLIGLRMVYERNV; from the coding sequence GTGCTGCTCTGCATCGACATCGGAAACACGAACACCGTCCTGGCCACGTTCGACGGTGACCAGCTCCGGCACTCCTGGCGGGTGAAGACCGACGCCCGGTCGACCGCGGACGAGCTGGGCCTGATGTTCCGCGGGCTGCTGGCCGGTGACGCCGTGGAGATCACCGGGGTGGCGGCCTGCTCCACCGTGCCGGCCGCGCTGCGCAACCTGCGGGCGATGCTGGCCAAGTACTACGCGTCCGTCCCGAACGTGATCGTGGAGCCGGGCGTGCGCACCGGCGTGCAGCTCGCCATCGACAACCCGAAGGAGGTCGGCGCGGACCGCGTGGTGAACACGCTGGCCGCGCACAGCCTCTACGGCGGCCCGTCGATCGTGGTCGACTTCGGCACCACCACGAACTTCGACGTGATCAGCGCGCGCGGTGAGTTTCTCGGCGGCGCGTTCGCGCCGGGCATCGAGATCTCGTTCGACGCGCTCGCCGCCCGTGCCGCCCAACTGCGCAAGGTGGAGGCCACCAAGCCGCGCTCGGTGATCGGGAAGAACACCGTGGAGTGCCTGCAGTCCGGGCTGTACTTCGGTTTCGCCGGTCAGGTGGACCGCATCGTGGAGCGGATGACCGAGGAGATCGGTGAGGTCAAGGCCGTGATCGCGACCGGCGGCCTGGCGCCGCTGGTGGTCGGCGAGTGCCGCACGATCACGCACCATGAACCCATGATCACGTTGATCGGTCTTCGCATGGTGTACGAGCGCAACGTCTAA
- the panC gene encoding pantoate--beta-alanine ligase, whose protein sequence is MTTSELVNTVAELADARAKLTGRVAVVMTMGALHEGHESLMRAARERADRVIVTIFVNPLQFGPNEDLDRYPRTLDADLKICARAGVDLVFAPSAREMYPDGPPQVRLNPGPLGEELEGASRPGFFHGVLTVVLKLLQLTRPDLAFFGEKDYQQLTLVTRMVRDLNVPVEVVGVPTVREPDGLALSSRNRYLSAGERATALALSAGLRAGAETAAAGGSAADALAAAHARIRDEPGVDLDYLVLLAPDLGPAPEHGPARLLTAARVGTTRLIDNIPIELR, encoded by the coding sequence ATGACGACCTCTGAGCTGGTCAACACGGTCGCCGAACTCGCGGACGCGCGCGCGAAGCTGACCGGCCGGGTGGCCGTGGTGATGACCATGGGCGCGCTGCACGAGGGCCACGAGTCGCTGATGCGCGCGGCCCGGGAGCGGGCCGACCGGGTGATCGTGACGATCTTCGTGAACCCGTTGCAGTTCGGGCCGAACGAGGATCTCGACCGCTACCCGCGCACGCTCGACGCGGACCTGAAGATCTGCGCGCGGGCCGGCGTCGACCTGGTGTTCGCGCCGTCCGCCCGGGAGATGTACCCGGACGGCCCGCCGCAGGTCCGGCTCAACCCGGGGCCGCTCGGCGAGGAACTGGAGGGCGCGAGCCGGCCCGGCTTCTTCCACGGCGTGCTCACCGTGGTGCTGAAGCTGCTCCAGCTCACCCGCCCGGACCTGGCGTTCTTCGGGGAGAAGGACTATCAGCAGCTGACCCTGGTGACCCGGATGGTGCGCGACCTCAACGTACCGGTCGAGGTGGTGGGCGTGCCGACCGTGCGCGAGCCGGACGGGCTGGCGCTGTCCAGCCGCAACCGCTACCTCTCCGCCGGGGAGCGGGCGACCGCGCTCGCGCTCTCCGCCGGCCTGCGCGCCGGCGCGGAGACCGCGGCCGCCGGTGGCTCCGCGGCCGACGCGCTCGCCGCCGCGCACGCGCGGATTCGCGACGAGCCCGGCGTGGACCTGGACTATCTGGTGCTGCTCGCGCCCGACCTCGGCCCGGCACCGGAGCACGGCCCGGCCCGGCTGCTCACCGCCGCCCGGGTCGGCACCACGCGGCTCATCGACAACATTCCGATAGAACTGCGCTGA
- a CDS encoding histone-like nucleoid-structuring protein Lsr2: protein MAKQIIHKLVDDIDGGDADETVKFALDGVQYEIDLSKKNAEKLRSLFEPYVGAGTKVGRGGVVVGGRAARGRGGAAADREQNKAIRLWAKKEGKEISDRGRIPQEIVDEFHAKGPGR, encoded by the coding sequence GTGGCCAAGCAGATCATTCACAAGCTGGTCGACGACATCGACGGCGGCGACGCGGACGAGACGGTCAAGTTCGCCCTCGACGGTGTGCAGTACGAGATCGACCTCTCGAAGAAGAACGCCGAGAAATTGCGGTCCCTTTTCGAGCCCTACGTCGGCGCCGGCACTAAGGTCGGCCGGGGCGGTGTCGTTGTCGGTGGTCGCGCCGCGCGAGGCCGTGGCGGCGCGGCGGCGGACCGGGAGCAGAACAAGGCCATCCGCCTCTGGGCCAAGAAAGAGGGCAAGGAGATCTCCGACCGCGGGCGCATCCCGCAGGAGATCGTCGACGAGTTTCACGCGAAGGGCCCCGGGCGCTGA
- a CDS encoding glycine cleavage system protein R, which yields MQELAITVIGHDRPGIVADVAGVLAGLGANLTDSTMTRLRGHFAMTLVCTGPHAPAVEAALAPLTADGALLATVRAVQPEATGEVRGEPYLVSVHGADRLGIVAAVCRVVEEEGGNVTDLTTRLTGPLYLLIAEVDLPPDAADRLAERLREVGQRLDVEVTLRRAESDLL from the coding sequence GTGCAGGAGCTAGCGATCACCGTCATCGGCCACGACCGGCCGGGCATCGTCGCCGACGTCGCCGGCGTGCTGGCCGGCCTCGGCGCCAACCTCACCGACTCCACCATGACCAGGCTGCGCGGGCACTTCGCGATGACGCTGGTCTGCACCGGCCCGCACGCGCCCGCGGTCGAGGCCGCGCTGGCGCCGCTCACCGCGGACGGGGCACTGCTGGCCACGGTGCGGGCCGTGCAGCCGGAGGCCACCGGCGAGGTGCGCGGCGAGCCGTACCTGGTGAGCGTGCACGGCGCGGACCGGCTCGGCATCGTCGCGGCCGTCTGCCGCGTGGTCGAGGAGGAGGGCGGCAACGTCACGGACCTCACCACCCGGCTGACCGGTCCGCTCTACCTGCTGATCGCGGAGGTGGACCTGCCGCCGGACGCGGCGGACCGGCTCGCGGAGCGGCTGCGCGAGGTCGGGCAGCGGCTGGACGTCGAGGTCACGCTGCGGCGCGCGGAATCGGACCTGCTGTGA